A window from Primulina eburnea isolate SZY01 chromosome 2, ASM2296580v1, whole genome shotgun sequence encodes these proteins:
- the LOC140824283 gene encoding uncharacterized protein: MVKNVELKMHRNVVRTDLIVLPTPMFDIILIMDWLTLNEAIIDFHQRLVSIRPPNGKSFIFEAVQNKQLRQIVSCIRAKKLSRRGCQGFLASIISIPDIGSQSIKDVEVFKDFPDVFLDEVSGVPPERDVEFAIELMSGTVPISNASYHLAHAEIKELKYQIQELLDKVFIRPSFSPWDASVLFVKKRMGV, from the coding sequence ATGGTTAAGAATGTGGAGCTCAAGATGCATAGGAATGTTGTTCGAACAGACCTTATTGTGTTGCCAACGCCCATGTTCGacattattttgattatggaTTGGCTCACACTGAATGAAGCCATTATCGATTTTCACCAAAGGTTAGTATCTATTAGACCGCCCAATGGGAAATCATTCATCTTTGAGGCTGTGCAGAACAAACAGTTGCGACAAATTGTTTCATGTATCCGTGCGAAGAAGCTTAGTCGGAGAGGCTGCCAAGGTTTTCTTGCTAGTATTATATCCATACCCGACATTGGCAGTCAATCGATAAAAGATGTGGAAGTTTTCAAGGACTTTCCGGATGTCTTCCTTGATGAAGTTTCTGGCGTTCCACCCGagagagatgtggagtttgcTATTGAGTTGATGTCGGGTACTGTGCCGATCTCTAATGCATCATATCATCTAGCACATGCTGAGATAAAAGAGTTGAAATATCAAATTCAAGAGCTGCTAGACAAAGTATTTATTCGCCCTAGCTTCTCTCCATGGGACGCGTCGGTACTGTTTGTGAAGAAAAGAATGGGAGTATGA